GGGTGCCTGGATCATCGTGCGCGACGCCGTCAAGTCGGCCGCGAAGTAAGGGAGCCAGATCAATGGAATTCAACGTCAAAACCCTCGAGGGAAAAGACGCCGGGAAGGTTTCCCTTTCGGACGCGATTTTCGGCCTCGAGCCCCGCGAAGACATTCTCGCCCGCGTCATCCGCTGGCAGCTTGCCAAGAAGCAGCAGGGCACCCACAAGGCAAAGGGTCGCGCTGAAGTTTCGCGCACCGGCGCCAAGATGTACAAGCAGAAGGGTACGGGCCGCGCTCGCCACCATTCGGCTCGCGCTCCGCAGTTCCGCGGCGGTGGCAAGGCTCACGGCCCGGTCGTCCGCAGCCACGAGCATGACCTTCCGAAGAAGGTTCGTGCACTCGGCCTGCGCCTCGCTCTTTCGGCCAAGATCAAGGCCGATGACGTCATCGTCATCGACAACCTGGTCGCCGCCGAAGCCAAGACCAAGGCTCTGGCGTCCGTATTCGAGACGCTCGGCCTGACCAACGCCCTCTTCATCGGCGGCGCAGAACTTGACGGCAACTTCAAGCTCGCAGCTCAGAACATCCCGAACATCGATGTTCTGCCGATCCAGGGCATCAACGTTTATGACATCGTGCGCCGCGGCAAGCTCGTGCTTTCCAAGGCTGCGGTTGAAGCGCTAGAGGAGCGATTCAAGTGACCGATCTTCGCCACTACGATGTGATCGTCTCTCCGGCGATCACCGAAAAGTCCACGCTGGTATCCGAAAACAACCAGGTTGTTTTCAATGTCGCCAAGCAGGCGACGAAGCCGGAAATCAAGGCTGCTGTCGAGGCGCTGTTCGGCGTCAAGGTTACGGCCGTCAACACTCTGCTGCGCAAGGGCAAGACCAAGCGGTTCCGCGGTTTCGTCGGCAAGCAGAAGGACGTGAAGAAGGCTGTTGTGACCCTGGCTGAAGGCCAGACGATCGACGTCTCCACCGGTCTCTGAGGTATAAGAAAATGGCATTGAAAACATTCAATCCGATCACCCCGAGCCAGCGCCAGCTGGTCATCGTCGACCGTTCTGCCCTCTACAAGGGCAAGCCGGTCAAGGCGCTGACGGAAGGCCTGACCAAGAGCGGCGGTCGTAACAACCTCGGTCGCATCACCGCCCGCTTCATCGGCGGCGGTCACAAGCGTACCTATCGCCTGATCGACTTCAAGCGTCGCAAGTTCGACGTCGAAGGCACGGTCGAGCGTATCGAATACGATCCGAACCGCACGGCTTTCATCGCGCTGGTCAACTATGCTGACGGCGAAAAGGCTTATATCCTCGCTCCTCAGCGTCTCGCTGCCGGTGACAAGGTCATCGCTTCCGAGAAGGCTGTCGACGTCAAGCCCGGCAATACCATGCCGCTGCAGTTCATCCCGGTCGGCTCCATCATCCACAACGTGGAAATGAAGCCGGGCAAGGGCGGTCAGATCGCTCGTTCCGCCGGTGGCTACGCACAGCTCGTCGGCCGTGACCAGGGCATGGCGATCCTTCGCCTGAACTCGGGTGAACAGCGTCTCGTGCATGGCTCCTGCCTTGCTTCGATCGGCGCCGTCTCCAACCCTGACCACGCCAACATCAACGACGGCAAGGCCGGTCGTACCGTTTGGCGCGGCAAGCGTCCGCATAACCGCGGTGTCGTCATGAACCCGGTCGACCATCCGCACGGCGGTGGTGAAGGCCGCACCTCTGGTGGTCGCCATCCGGTGACACCATGGGGCAAGCCGACCAAGGGCAAGCGCACCCGGTCGAACAAGTCGACCGACAAGATGATCATGCGCTCGCGTCATCAGCGTAAGAAGTAAGAGAGGAAGTCTCCAATGGCTCGTTCAGTATGGAAAGGTCCGTTCGTTGACGGCTATCTTCTCAAGAAGGCTGAGAAGGTTCGTGAAGGCGGACGTGCAGAAGTGATCAAGATCTGGAGCCGTCGCTCCACGATCCTGCCGCAGTTCGTCGGTCTTACCTTCGGCGTCTACAACGGCAGCAAGCATATCCCGGTCAGCGTCAATGAAGACATGGTCGGCCACAAATTCGGTGAATTCTCTCCGACCCGCACCTACTACGGTCACGGCGCGGACAAGAAGGCGAAGAGGAAGTAACAATGGGCAAGGCAAAAGCCGAACGCCGGCTGAAGGACAACGAGGCG
This Rhizobium acidisoli DNA region includes the following protein-coding sequences:
- the rplD gene encoding 50S ribosomal protein L4, which produces MEFNVKTLEGKDAGKVSLSDAIFGLEPREDILARVIRWQLAKKQQGTHKAKGRAEVSRTGAKMYKQKGTGRARHHSARAPQFRGGGKAHGPVVRSHEHDLPKKVRALGLRLALSAKIKADDVIVIDNLVAAEAKTKALASVFETLGLTNALFIGGAELDGNFKLAAQNIPNIDVLPIQGINVYDIVRRGKLVLSKAAVEALEERFK
- a CDS encoding 50S ribosomal protein L23, producing the protein MTDLRHYDVIVSPAITEKSTLVSENNQVVFNVAKQATKPEIKAAVEALFGVKVTAVNTLLRKGKTKRFRGFVGKQKDVKKAVVTLAEGQTIDVSTGL
- the rplB gene encoding 50S ribosomal protein L2, with translation MALKTFNPITPSQRQLVIVDRSALYKGKPVKALTEGLTKSGGRNNLGRITARFIGGGHKRTYRLIDFKRRKFDVEGTVERIEYDPNRTAFIALVNYADGEKAYILAPQRLAAGDKVIASEKAVDVKPGNTMPLQFIPVGSIIHNVEMKPGKGGQIARSAGGYAQLVGRDQGMAILRLNSGEQRLVHGSCLASIGAVSNPDHANINDGKAGRTVWRGKRPHNRGVVMNPVDHPHGGGEGRTSGGRHPVTPWGKPTKGKRTRSNKSTDKMIMRSRHQRKK
- the rpsS gene encoding 30S ribosomal protein S19, coding for MARSVWKGPFVDGYLLKKAEKVREGGRAEVIKIWSRRSTILPQFVGLTFGVYNGSKHIPVSVNEDMVGHKFGEFSPTRTYYGHGADKKAKRK